One Ricinus communis isolate WT05 ecotype wild-type chromosome 2, ASM1957865v1, whole genome shotgun sequence DNA segment encodes these proteins:
- the LOC8288893 gene encoding deSI-like protein At4g17486 isoform X1 translates to MKFGSKKGWRSIMPLRLKGKSATRFSLFPKPWSASYGPGTAPVYLNVYDLTPMNGYVYWAGLGIFHSGVEVHGVEYAFGAHDYPTSGVFEVEPRQCPGFKFRKSIFIGTTCLDPIQVREFMERHAASYHGDTYHLIVKNCNHFCRDICYKLTGKPIPKWVNRLAKIGSVCNCILPESLKISSVRHDPNSQVYDSERRKLRSAFSCLSSISMRQKQLSTSSMFLQSPLKGCLPWELKRSINGSFKER, encoded by the exons ATGAAATTCGGGTCAAAGAAAGGATGGAGATCCATTATGCCCCTTCGTTTGAAAGGCAAATCTGCCACCCGCTTCTCTTTGTTTCCTAAACCATGGTCAGCGAGCTATGGTCCAGGCACTGCACCAGTTTATCTCAATGTGTATGACTTGACACCTATGAATGGCTATGTCTATTGGGCTGGCCTTGGTATCTTCCACTCTGGTGTGGAAG TTCATGGTGTAGAATATGCATTTGGAGCTCATGACTATCCGACAAGTGGTGTTTTTGAGGTGGAACCTCGGCAATGTCCAGGCTTTAAGTTCAGAAAGTCAATATTCATAGGGACAACGTGCTTGGATCCCATTCAGGTCAGGGAGTTCATGGAGCGGCATGCTGCAAGCTACCATGGTGATACATATCATTTGATTGTTAAAAACTGCAACCATTTCTGCAGAGACATCTGTTACAAGCTAACTGGGAAACCAATTCCAAAATGGGTAAATCGACTTGCAAAAATAG GTTCAGTTTGCAACTGCATACTTCCTGAATCTCTCAAGATATCTTCTGTACGGCATGATCCCAACAGCCAGGTATATGACAGTGAGAGGAGAAAGTTGAGAAGTGCTTTCAGCTGCCTATCTTCAATCTCAATGCGGCAAAAGCAGCTGTCAACTTCTTCAATGTTTCTACAATCGCCCTTGAAAGGCTGTCTACCATGGGAACTGAAAAGGTCTATAAATGGGTCCTTCAAGGAAAGATGA
- the LOC8288893 gene encoding deSI-like protein At4g17486 isoform X2 → MKFGSKKGWRSIMPLRLKGKSATRFSLFPKPWSASYGPGTAPVYLNVYDLTPMNGYVYWAGLGIFHSGVEVHGVEYAFGAHDYPTSGVFEVEPRQCPGFKFRKSIFIGTTCLDPIQVREFMERHAASYHGDTYHLIVKNCNHFCRDICYKLTGKPIPKWVNRLAKIVCNCILPESLKISSVRHDPNSQVYDSERRKLRSAFSCLSSISMRQKQLSTSSMFLQSPLKGCLPWELKRSINGSFKER, encoded by the exons ATGAAATTCGGGTCAAAGAAAGGATGGAGATCCATTATGCCCCTTCGTTTGAAAGGCAAATCTGCCACCCGCTTCTCTTTGTTTCCTAAACCATGGTCAGCGAGCTATGGTCCAGGCACTGCACCAGTTTATCTCAATGTGTATGACTTGACACCTATGAATGGCTATGTCTATTGGGCTGGCCTTGGTATCTTCCACTCTGGTGTGGAAG TTCATGGTGTAGAATATGCATTTGGAGCTCATGACTATCCGACAAGTGGTGTTTTTGAGGTGGAACCTCGGCAATGTCCAGGCTTTAAGTTCAGAAAGTCAATATTCATAGGGACAACGTGCTTGGATCCCATTCAGGTCAGGGAGTTCATGGAGCGGCATGCTGCAAGCTACCATGGTGATACATATCATTTGATTGTTAAAAACTGCAACCATTTCTGCAGAGACATCTGTTACAAGCTAACTGGGAAACCAATTCCAAAATGGGTAAATCGACTTGCAAAAATAG TTTGCAACTGCATACTTCCTGAATCTCTCAAGATATCTTCTGTACGGCATGATCCCAACAGCCAGGTATATGACAGTGAGAGGAGAAAGTTGAGAAGTGCTTTCAGCTGCCTATCTTCAATCTCAATGCGGCAAAAGCAGCTGTCAACTTCTTCAATGTTTCTACAATCGCCCTTGAAAGGCTGTCTACCATGGGAACTGAAAAGGTCTATAAATGGGTCCTTCAAGGAAAGATGA